The sequence below is a genomic window from Ignavibacteriales bacterium.
GCGAGGTGATGATACGTTCCTTCTTGAGCAAACCTTCGGATTCAATTTGTGAAAGAATGTCTGTGTAGTGTGATTTAATATTTATAAACATTTTGTCTCCTATGTTCGATACTGGATACATGATGCTGGATTCTGGTTAAATCAAGACAACATGTATAGCCAGTGTTAATAAATTATTTGTCGCTTAAATGTTCCTTATCAACTGATTGCAAAAAACGATTTAGCTTTTTACCTAACGTTTCAAGTTTAGAGTGAAGTTCATCGTACAATACATTATCTGTAAGAGACATGGTTTCGAACAAAGTCTCGAGATGATCAATCGTTTCATCATTAGAAGCTAAAGCCATTGTTATAAACCGTATATAATCACTTTTATAATTTCTTCTTCCGTATCCTTCTACAATATTTGACTTCACAGATTTACAGGATCTTCTGATTTGACTTCCTTCTTCATACATTTCAATTTTAGGTAATGCTAAAGTCATTTTATGAATCTCTATAACCAATTCTCTTGCAAGCTGCCATATTTCTAAATTCTTGTAACTCATTTTCAATCATAAAGAATTGTTAAAATTTATTTCGATTCTCTTGTAGCTAGTATCCAGCAACCTGCATCCAGACTCACTCCCAATCCAGCACAACTTTACCTGAATTCCCAGACTTCATTATCTCAAAGCCTTCAAGGTAATTGTCAATCTTATAGCGGTGTGTGATAATTGTATTGAGGTTAAGTCCGCTTTGAACCATTGCCTGCATCTTGAACCAGGTTTCAAACATCATTCGTCCGTAAATACCGCGAATGGTAAGACCATTGAATATAACCTTGTTCCAGTTGATTGCTGCTTTCTCAGGAAGAATACCAAGCAGAGCCATTTTGCCGCCGTGGTACATTACATCAATCATATCATTAAATGCGTAAGGACTACCGCTCATCTCAAGTCCGACATCAAAACCTCCAACCATCCCAAGGTCTTTCATTACGTCACTCAGTTTTTCTTCTTTGATGTTAACTGCTCTCGTAACGCCGACTTTCTTTGCAAGGTCTAACCTGTAAGGATTCATATCAGTGATAACAATATTTCTTGCGCCTGAATGTTTAACAACAGCGGCAGCCATAATACCTATAGGTCCCGCGCCTGTTATCAATACATCTTCACCAAGTACGTCGAATGCTAATGCCGTATGTACTGCATTTCCAAGCGGATCAAATATTGAAAAATATTCTTTGGGAAGTTTTGGATCGCAATGCCAGATATTTGATACAGGAATTACAAGATATTCCGCGAAACATCCGGGACGGTTAACACCAACACCTTTTGTATTCGGGCAAAGATGTCCGCGACCTTCACGGCAGTTGCGGCATGTTCCGCAAACAATGTGACCTTCACCGCTTACAAGTTCTCCGACTTTTACATCGTGAACGTTGCTGCCAAATGCTTCGACGATTCCCACATACTCGTGTCCGACATGCATTGGAACCGGAATTGTTTTTTGAGCCCATTCATCCCAGTTATAGATGTGAATATCAGTTCCGCATATAGATGTTTTTTGAATTTTTATCAGCACATCATTCGGACCGTATTCGGGAACAGGAACTTCATCCATCCAGATTCCCGGCTTTGCATATTTTTTTACGAGTGCTTTCATCTTTTGCATAATAATTTCCTTTTAGAAATGTGTTTGGTGAGAGTCATTTTCTAATTCATACTTAAATAAAATTTACTTTACAAAATTAGAGATAAGGCGGACAAAGGACAAACGGGATTTAAATACAGTTAGACTTTCTTATTTAGGCAATCTAAATGAATTTTTCTGGTAAGCGGCTTTAATTATTTATAAATACCTAATGTTGACAGTTGACACAAATTAACTGATTGAATGAAATTTATTTATTCATACTAATAATTTTAAATAATTACTCTATTGTAAATGGATAGAATTAATCTGTAAGTTTGATCGACAAATATTACTTCTTGTAATCTTTATATTTTAAAATTTTTTTTCGGAGTCTTAAATGGTTAAAAGTATCTTCAGACATTTTGGATTCGTTCTGATCGTTATGTTGTTTGCGTATAATTTTTCTTATTCGCAGAAACCTGTTCAGAACAGGTCATTAATAATTAACCCTGACGTACAGGAAAATAGTATTGTCCGGAATAACATCAGATATGATGTGAATTCAGGAATTCCTGTAGCTTTATACAAACCGGATTATGCGGTTACACCTGCTTTACCCAGGCAAATGGCTGAGCAATATCTTTTTGAAAACGCTCAAATATTAAAAATTAAAAGTGATCTTAGCGACCTTCGGTATGTAACTACAACGGAAACCAGGGCAGGGTATCACATTCACTTTGCTCAATATATTGGAGATTATCCTGTTTACAATTCTACAATAAACGTTACGATTAATAGTAACAACCAAGTCATTTTCGTAATGAATGGTTACAAAGTTTCGTATGATACTAAAGAATCACCTGACCTTTCAACTTTAAATATCTCAGCACAGGATGCTCTGGCATCAGCCAAACAATATCTAGGAGTATCCAGCTCAATAGAGCTTGAAAAATCACAAACGGTAGTCTATTTCAACAAAGGTCAGTTTACACTTGCGCAACTTGTAAATATAGTACCGAAAGAAGGTGTATACGGTGACTGGGAAGTTATGGTAAATGCTCAATCGGGCGAAATTTTTAGAGTTGTCGATAAATCCTGCTATCATAAAGATGGTCCCGATAATCCAAATCTAGTAAACGGGACCGGATACGTATTTGATCCGGATCCAATCACTCATGCAAGAACATCCTATGGAACAGCAGGTTTTGTTGACAATAATGACCTCGATTCGGATTCGCTTACTGCCCACCGTGAGTTCAGAGTTTTAAATGATATTACATTTGAGGGCGGAGTATATTCTTTAAAAGGTCCATATGCGGAGATAGTGGATTTTGAATCTCCATTTACCGGACTCCACACAAGTGCAACAAGTGAATTCCATTATACAAGGAGCAGCGATAATTTTGAAGCTGTAAATGTTTACTTTCTTATTGATGCTTCAATGAGATGGATTAATGATTCATTAGGCATTACTTTACACCCATTCCAATATACAGGTGGTGTACGTGTTGATCCTCATGGATTAAGCGGTGATGATAACTCTCACTATATACCTTCAACCGGACAACTGGCATTCGGGGATGGCGGCGTTGATGATGCTGAAGATGTTGGTGTTGTGTTACACGAATTAGGTCACGGTATTCATGACTGGTTAACCGCCGGCTCACTTTCACAGGTTCAGGGATTAAGCGAAGGATGTGGAGATTACTGGACCACATCATATATCAGAGGCAAAGGAATACTAACTCCATCGCACCCAGCCTACTTCTGGGTATTTGTTTGGGATGGACATAATCCATTCTGGGCCGGACGTATTGTTAATTACACTGCTCACTATCCTCAGGGTTTAACCGGTACCATTCATACTGATGGTCAGATGTGGGCTTCATCATTAATGTCGATCTGGGATCTTATAGGTAAAGAAGCTACGGATACGGATTTTCTTGAAGCACTTGCAATGACAAACAGCAGTTCAAACCAGCAGGATGCAGCAAATGCATTTATTGCCGCCGACCAGACGGTTTACAGCGGAAGCCACCTTGCTCAAATCATTCCCGTATTTGCAGACCGGGGATATATTGAGGGCCCTATCACTCCTGATTTTACGGCAAACATAACTTCAGGAAATGCACCGCTGACAGTTCAGTTTACAGATTTATCAATCGGACAGCCTAACCCGATTACCTCCTGGCAGTGGGATTTTAATAATGACGGAGTTGTTGATGCAACTGTTGAAGACCCGCAATGGACTTACACTAACTTCGGAGTTTTTACTGTTAAGCTTACTGTTTCAGACGGCACAAATTTCGCGACAAAAACAAAAGTTGATTACATAAATGTCACAGATCCTAACCAGGTTACTGATACACTTTTTTCGGACAAGTTTGAAAGCGGAACAGGCGCATGGACTATCACTAACAATGGTGGAGCCTGCGTTTGGGAAATCTTTACCCCGCCTTACCCGAATACGTATACGTTACCCGCAGCATCATCAGGAGGAGTATTCTCTGCCGAATCTGATGATTGCGGCAGTAATACAACAATGAATACAACGTCAATGATCACGCAAACATTTAATTGCAGTAACTACCCGTTAGTTGTTATTCATTTTGATAACGACTGGAGAATTCTGGATGCACAGGACGAAGCTCATCTTGAAATCAGCACAGATGGCGGAACCACCTGGACAGGTGTTTGGGACCAGGTTGGTGTTGATGTTAGAAATACACATGAATCAATCAATATCAGTCAGCTTGCCGCGGGTCAATCTAATGTTAAAATCAGGCTAAGATCAGTTCAACCCGGATGGGACTGGTGGTGGACTGTTGACAACTTTGCAGTTTTAGGTACATATGTTACACCTGTTGAATTAACATCATTCTCAGCTTCAGCTAATGATGATGTTGTGATGTTAAGCTGGTCAACTGCTACTGAAACCAACAACAATGGTTTCGAAGTTGAAAGAAAATCAATTGATAATGAATTCCAGAAAGTCGGATTTGTTGAAGGTTACGGTACAACAACACAGGCGAAGCTTTATTCATTTGTCGATTCAAAAGTACCGGCAGGAAGATATTCTTACAGGTTGAAACAAATCGACTTTGACGGAACATATGAGTATTCACCGGAAGTTGAAGTGAAAGTAAAAGTTCCTTATGTTTATTCACTTGAACAAAACTATCCGAATCCTTTTAATCCAACCACAAAAATAAGTTATTCAATTCCTGAAGAAGGATTTGTTACACTTGCAATTTATAACCTGCTTGGTGAAAAGGTTGCTACATTAATTAATGAAACGCAAAAAGCCGGCAGGTATGATGTGAAATTCCAACCGGAAAATCTTTCAAGCGGAATGTACGTCTACAGGTTGGAAACAAAGAACTTTACCGCATCGAAAAAATTTGTGCTGATGAAGTAATGAAGTTGATGGTATTTTACCCAAAGTAAAATATGAATCTAAAGGCGATCAGGAATGGTCGCCTTTTTTATTGGGCTATTGTCAAATCAACTTGCTTCAGGCCGGGAGATATCACTAATCCCAAGTACTTCAAAAATTAAAACTTGTACCCCGCAGGTGGAATCGCTGATCTTATCTAGTTAAGGAGTTTTGAGTTTACAAAGAGTACATTCTGATTCAAGTTTAGTACATTCCCGTTCACACTGAGCACATTTCCATTCTCGTTTAATACATTTCTATACACATCGAGTACATTCTCATTCACGTTAAGAACATTCCCGTTCAGATTAAATACATTCCTGTTCACGTTGAGTACATATCTGTTCACATTCAGTACGTATCCATTCACATATCATACATACATAAAGAAATTTTTTTTGTTTTTGTTGAATAAATGGGGGAAAGGGTTGGTGTTAAGTTAAAGTTTAATTTCAAGTCTGTGTTTGCGGCACGCGGGATACAGAGTCCGACCGGGTTTTTGAGGAAGGCGGGGTTTTCGCCTTTTACTGCTTATTACATATCCGCGGGTAAGGTGGAGGAGGGGAAGAGGTTTATTGAGAAGAAGAGGAAAGAAACAACCTCACCCCTTCCCCCTCTCCTTAGTAAGGAGAGGGGTGTGTGATTTTTAAATTTTGGTTGAGTTTTGTTTTTGGTTGGTTTAAGTTGCTATTGAATTTATGTCGCCCCAGTTACCAAATCAAAAAAAATCCCGGGGCAGGCTTTGCGGCAGTTGTACAGGTTAGGCTTGTATGTGGAAAGCGGATCGGGAGAGAAAATAGTTATGAGTTAAGAGTGATGAGTTATGAGTTTGTAGAGGAGAATATTTTTCTCAACTATAAACCAGGACTGAATTATAAAATTATCGCTAAATAATTTTATAAAAATAGTTTAAGCCTTTGTTGATTTAAGTAAGCGGTTTATAGATCAGAAAATAATTCGTGAATATCAACCGGATTGAGAACCGCCAATTCGGGGATATGTATTAGTCCTATTTCTATGAAAAGATATGTAATAAATAAAGAAGATAAGAGTTTCATTAATAGAGAAACCCATTTTGTTGAATTAGGATTATTTGACTTTTGGTCTCTTTCTATGAAAGCAATTAAAAATAATTTCCCACCATTAATTAAAATTTCCAATATTGATGAAGCATTTAATGTTATAAAAATTTTTATAAAGGAATGTGGAAACACTCTTATATTAGACTTACCAGATGGTTATAGTACAAATTATATCACGGGTATTGAAATTGAACAAGATACAATGCGAATTATATGGTATTCTGCAAATAAAATTTTTGAAGACTCTGACGTTATAAATGATAGCTTTAATGAATTTAGAAAGAGTTATATAGGGGAAAATTTAGAACAGCAATATGGTTTTACTTTTGATTATTTAATCTTGACACCTGCTTATATTTTGATTTATGCTGAGGAACGAGCTTTCCCAGAAACGATAGATACAAATGAAGAACATTTAGAAATATTAACTCACCCTGACTTGAAAATATATGAACACACTTGGGGAAGTTATAAAGTTGAACCCATACTTCAGTATAGAACTCGATATTATTGTAATAAAGGATTGGTTACAGTATTATATCCCAAAGCTAATCGTGGTAGTTTTAGAGCCGATGAATTTTTTGAGAGCCTTTAGAAATGACGATTTCAGACGCATATAAAGTTCTGGAAATTGATAATCCAGATTATTCTCTATCACAAGTAAAAAATTCATTTAGAAATTTAGCAAAAAAATATCACCCAGATATTTCTGGCAAATCTGAATATTCAAGATTTATAGATATTTATAATGCTTACAGTTATTTGCTAATAAATCTTCCCAAACAGTATTCTGTTAAAAAAGATGAAACTGCTAAGCAAAATATCTTTAACGATTCAACAATTTTTTACGATTTTATTTCTTTTATTGATCGCTTGCATCTTGATTTTATCGTTCTACCACGACGACAATTTGGGAATGTTCCATCAAATTTTTCAGACATATTTTTTAGTCAAATTGACAACATATTTTCTCAAGATACTTTAGAGTTAATCTCAGAATCAATTTTAACTGGTCATAAGAAAAGACTTATTGATTTGCTTTCTACTATCTTTGCTGGAACATCACTATTAAAAAGAAATAAATTTTTTAAAAGAATTAAAACCATCGCAAGACAAGAAAGATATTTGTCTAATTTAATAAACGCTACAATAGTAGGTATTCCGACCCAAATTTTTACAACTAGCTCAACAAGTATTCCCGATCAGAATACAAATGATTATAAAAGTGGTGCAATTAATGTATTATCATTACGCAAAGAATTTTTAGATAGGTTTTTAGATTATTCTCGAAGTAAACCTAACCCAATCTTCTATGAATCATCAGTTCCTGAAAAATCTTTTAGAGAAAGTATGCGCGAAGTAAAAAGCGAAGAATCTGCTAAAATTATATTTAAAGAAATTAAGAATAGAATTAGAAGTAGCTCTGGCAAAGTACAGCTAAATGAAACTCAAATAAAAAATGTAGTTGATTACATTTCCCAGCTAGCCGATTTAGGTGAAAATTTAAAAGGACAATTTGTTTTTACGTACAGAATTAATGATGATAAAGGACTTGTTAGTGCATTAATTGAACTCTTATTAAAACAAGGTCTTTCATATGAAAGACTATCACTACTCATTAGGCTATATCAATACTACAAACTTTATCATAAAGATTACAAATTCATTTTTAAAAATCATTCACAAATAAGAGAAGGTCAAATTCTATTGGAATTAAATCAACTTATCTCTGATATTGTATGAGGAAGAAATATAACATCTTTAATAAGTAAAGAATCCCGCCAAAGGCGGGTAAACAATACTGTAAAAAGAAAAAAATTATCCGGTTCGATACTTTTGAATAGAGTCCTTTAGAAAAATAAACACATTTAATCTTTTAAATAATTATAAACACGGCGTTGTGGTTTAACAACTTGTCCCTACTATTCGGGATAACACGACGTTATATGGCTAAAGTATGAAAGAGAAAGATGACATTCAAAAACCTATTTTAGAAGGTAAGTTAAAAGAAGCGCGAATAATAACGAATGAGTTTGGTGAACCTAGTATTCCTCCTGAGTACACTTATGAATTAACTGAAGTAGGTAAGGCTGAGATAAAAAAAGCATCAGATATTTTGAAAAAATATGAGCTATTTATCGAACCAAAACAGTACTTGGAAATAAAAGAAAAGCATAATAAAATAAAATCAAAGTTCTCGCAGACCAAAGAGAGAATCAATATCTCATTTTTTCTTGGCATAACATGGTACTTAGTTGTTTTCTATTCTTCTTTTATAACTGAAAATATATATGTGTCTTTTATTTTTACGACCCTTATATTTTTAATTATAATTTACTTATTCGTTTATAAAAATGATTTTGACACTTTTTAGTTTTTATGAATAAACAATGCCAAGTAATTTCAATAAAAATAAATTCGATTTAATATTTCGTACAAAGAAATTTGAAGTTGAAAATCGACAAAGAAAAGATATGAAGGAATTAGTTGAAAAGTTAGCAAGAGAAAATATCAGAGGTTCTTTTGCAAATAATGCAACCAATGATTTAACACAAAATCATTTTAAGGAAATATTAAATATCTGGATAGAATCGTTAATTGAATCGTTTGGTAAAAACAGAATTTTGGACGAAGATATAAAAGAGGTAAAAGGATTATCTGAAACTTTTAATGAACATTACATTGAAAGAGAGAAAAATGGTTTTCAGACTGCTCTTATATCGAAGGGCAATAATTTGGGAAGCTCAATAGTAACAGATAATGTAAAGACATTAGAACATATGCTACATAGGGTTAGGACTAATGCAAATGATTTATTAACCT
It includes:
- the tdh gene encoding L-threonine 3-dehydrogenase, which produces MKALVKKYAKPGIWMDEVPVPEYGPNDVLIKIQKTSICGTDIHIYNWDEWAQKTIPVPMHVGHEYVGIVEAFGSNVHDVKVGELVSGEGHIVCGTCRNCREGRGHLCPNTKGVGVNRPGCFAEYLVIPVSNIWHCDPKLPKEYFSIFDPLGNAVHTALAFDVLGEDVLITGAGPIGIMAAAVVKHSGARNIVITDMNPYRLDLAKKVGVTRAVNIKEEKLSDVMKDLGMVGGFDVGLEMSGSPYAFNDMIDVMYHGGKMALLGILPEKAAINWNKVIFNGLTIRGIYGRMMFETWFKMQAMVQSGLNLNTIITHRYKIDNYLEGFEIMKSGNSGKVVLDWE
- a CDS encoding DnaJ domain-containing protein is translated as MTISDAYKVLEIDNPDYSLSQVKNSFRNLAKKYHPDISGKSEYSRFIDIYNAYSYLLINLPKQYSVKKDETAKQNIFNDSTIFYDFISFIDRLHLDFIVLPRRQFGNVPSNFSDIFFSQIDNIFSQDTLELISESILTGHKKRLIDLLSTIFAGTSLLKRNKFFKRIKTIARQERYLSNLINATIVGIPTQIFTTSSTSIPDQNTNDYKSGAINVLSLRKEFLDRFLDYSRSKPNPIFYESSVPEKSFRESMREVKSEESAKIIFKEIKNRIRSSSGKVQLNETQIKNVVDYISQLADLGENLKGQFVFTYRINDDKGLVSALIELLLKQGLSYERLSLLIRLYQYYKLYHKDYKFIFKNHSQIREGQILLELNQLISDIV
- a CDS encoding four helix bundle protein, with translation MSYKNLEIWQLARELVIEIHKMTLALPKIEMYEEGSQIRRSCKSVKSNIVEGYGRRNYKSDYIRFITMALASNDETIDHLETLFETMSLTDNVLYDELHSKLETLGKKLNRFLQSVDKEHLSDK
- a CDS encoding T9SS type A sorting domain-containing protein, translated to MVKSIFRHFGFVLIVMLFAYNFSYSQKPVQNRSLIINPDVQENSIVRNNIRYDVNSGIPVALYKPDYAVTPALPRQMAEQYLFENAQILKIKSDLSDLRYVTTTETRAGYHIHFAQYIGDYPVYNSTINVTINSNNQVIFVMNGYKVSYDTKESPDLSTLNISAQDALASAKQYLGVSSSIELEKSQTVVYFNKGQFTLAQLVNIVPKEGVYGDWEVMVNAQSGEIFRVVDKSCYHKDGPDNPNLVNGTGYVFDPDPITHARTSYGTAGFVDNNDLDSDSLTAHREFRVLNDITFEGGVYSLKGPYAEIVDFESPFTGLHTSATSEFHYTRSSDNFEAVNVYFLIDASMRWINDSLGITLHPFQYTGGVRVDPHGLSGDDNSHYIPSTGQLAFGDGGVDDAEDVGVVLHELGHGIHDWLTAGSLSQVQGLSEGCGDYWTTSYIRGKGILTPSHPAYFWVFVWDGHNPFWAGRIVNYTAHYPQGLTGTIHTDGQMWASSLMSIWDLIGKEATDTDFLEALAMTNSSSNQQDAANAFIAADQTVYSGSHLAQIIPVFADRGYIEGPITPDFTANITSGNAPLTVQFTDLSIGQPNPITSWQWDFNNDGVVDATVEDPQWTYTNFGVFTVKLTVSDGTNFATKTKVDYINVTDPNQVTDTLFSDKFESGTGAWTITNNGGACVWEIFTPPYPNTYTLPAASSGGVFSAESDDCGSNTTMNTTSMITQTFNCSNYPLVVIHFDNDWRILDAQDEAHLEISTDGGTTWTGVWDQVGVDVRNTHESINISQLAAGQSNVKIRLRSVQPGWDWWWTVDNFAVLGTYVTPVELTSFSASANDDVVMLSWSTATETNNNGFEVERKSIDNEFQKVGFVEGYGTTTQAKLYSFVDSKVPAGRYSYRLKQIDFDGTYEYSPEVEVKVKVPYVYSLEQNYPNPFNPTTKISYSIPEEGFVTLAIYNLLGEKVATLINETQKAGRYDVKFQPENLSSGMYVYRLETKNFTASKKFVLMK